A stretch of Procambarus clarkii isolate CNS0578487 chromosome 20, FALCON_Pclarkii_2.0, whole genome shotgun sequence DNA encodes these proteins:
- the LOC138366817 gene encoding uncharacterized PE-PGRS family protein PE_PGRS46-like, which produces MNVVVVLELLTNKVVVLELLTNKVVVLELLTNKVVVLELLTNKVVVLELLTNKVVVLELLTNKVVVLELLTNKVVVLELLTNKVVVLELLTNKVVMLTVDEQGGGAGTVDEQSGGAGTVDEQGGGAGTVDEQGGDAGTVDEQGGGAGTVDEQGGGAGTVDEQGGGAGTVDEQGGGAGTVDEQGGGAGTVDEQGGGAGTVDEQSGGAGTVDEQGGGAGTVDEQGGDAGTVDEQGGGAGTVDEQGGDAGTVDEQGGGAGTVDEQSGGAGTVDEQSGGAGTVDEQSGGAGTVDEQSGGVGTVDEQSGGAGTVDEQSGGAGTVDEQSGGAGTVDEQGGDAGTVDEQGGDAGTVDEQGGDAGTVDERGGGAGTVDEQGGDAGTVDEQGGGAGTVDERGGDAGTVDEQGGGAGTVDEQGGDAGTVDEQGGDAGTVDEQGGGVGTVDEQGGDAGTVDEQGGGAGTVDEQGGDAGTVDERGGGAGTVDEQGGDAGTVVEQGAGAGTVDEQGGDAGTVDEQGGDAGTVDEQGGDAGTVDEQSGGAGTVDEQSGDAGTVDEQSGGAGTVDEQGGDAGTVDEQGGGAGTVDEQSGGAGTVDEQGGDAGTVDEQSGDAGTVDEQSGGAGTVDEQGGGAGTVDEQGGGAGTVDEQSGGAGTVDEQGGDGAL; this is translated from the coding sequence ATgaacgtggtggtggtgctggaactGTTGACGAacaaggtggtggtgctggaactGTTGACGAacaaggtggtggtgctggaactGTTGACGAacaaggtggtggtgctggaactGTTGACGAACAAGGTGGTAGTGCTGGAACTGTTGACGAACAAAGTGGTGGTGCTGGAACTGTTGACGAacaaggtggtggtgctggaactGTTGACGAacaaggtggtggtgctggaactGTTGACGAacaaggtggtggtgctggaactGTTGACGAACAAGGTGGTGATGCTGACTGTTGACGAacaaggtggtggtgctggaactGTTGACGAACAAAGTGGTGGTGCTGGAACTGTTGACGAacaaggtggtggtgctggaactGTTGACGAACAAGGTGGTGATGCTGGAACTGTTGACGAacaaggtggtggtgctggaactGTTGACGAacaaggtggtggtgctggaactGTTGACGAacaaggtggtggtgctggaactGTTGACGAacaaggtggtggtgctggaactGTTGACGAacaaggtggtggtgctggaactGTTGACGAacaaggtggtggtgctggaactGTTGATGAACAAAGTGGTGGTGCTGGAACTGTTGACGAacaaggtggtggtgctggaactGTTGACGAACAAGGTGGTGATGCTGGAACTGTTGACGAacaaggtggtggtgctggaactGTTGACGAACAAGGTGGTGATGCTGGAACTGTTGACGAacaaggtggtggtgctggaactGTTGACGAACAAAGTGGTGGTGCTGGAACTGTTGACGAACAAAGTGGTGGTGCTGGAACTGTTGACGAACAAAGTGGTGGTGCTGGAACTGTTGACGAACaaagtggtggtgttggaactgtTGACGAACAAAGTGGTGGTGCTGGAACTGTTGACGAACAAAGTGGTGGTGCTGGAACTGTTGACGAACAAAGTGGTGGTGCTGGAACTGTTGACGAACAAGGTGGTGATGCTGGAACTGTTGACGAACAAGGTGGTGATGCTGGAACTGTTGACGAACAAGGTGGTGATGCTGGAACTGTTGACgaacgtggtggtggtgctggaactGTTGACGAACAAGGTGGTGATGCTGGAACTGTTGACGAacaaggtggtggtgctggaactGTTGACGAACGAGGTGGTGATGCTGGAACTGTTGACGAacaaggtggtggtgctggaactGTTGACGAACAAGGTGGTGATGCTGGAACTGTTGACGAACAAGGTGGTGATGCTGGAACTGTTGACGAacaaggtggtggtgttggaactgtTGACGAACAAGGTGGTGATGCTGGAACTGTTGACGAacaaggtggtggtgctggaactGTTGACGAACAAGGTGGTGATGCTGGAACTGTTGACgaacgtggtggtggtgctggaactGTTGACGAACAAGGTGGTGATGCTGGAACTGTTGTTGAACAAGGTGCTGGTGCTGGAACTGTTGACGAACAAGGTGGTGATGCTGGAACTGTTGACGAACAAGGTGGTGATGCTGGAACTGTTGACGAACAAGGTGGTGATGCTGGAACTGTTGACGAACAAAGTGGTGGTGCTGGAACTGTTGACGAACAAAGTGGTGATGCTGGAACTGTTGACGAACAAAGTGGTGGTGCTGGAACTGTTGACGAACAAGGTGGTGATGCTGGAACTGTTGACGAacaaggtggtggtgctggaactGTTGACGAACAAAGTGGTGGTGCTGGAACTGTTGACGAACAAGGTGGTGATGCTGGAACTGTTGACGAACAAAGTGGTGATGCTGGAACTGTTGACGAACAAAGTGGTGGTGCTGGAACTGTTGACGAacaaggtggtggtgctggaactGTTGACGAacaaggtggtggtgctggaactGTTGACGAACAAAGTGGTGGTGCTGGAACTGTTGACGAacaaggtggtgatggtgctctATAA